From the genome of Thermogutta terrifontis, one region includes:
- a CDS encoding S41 family peptidase — MPRKNVQILVIACVVCLLCAYRSSRYARVVTYALEQIEFKALEPKPARKLAEAAIRGMTEVLDPYSSYISEQDLPRFAEELDRQFGGVGIEIFVEPKTRKICVASPLPNTPAQRAGIRPGDIIIAINGESTEGLSLDQAAKKMRGEAGTEVTLTIQTPGEEKPRDVKLKREVIKAETVLGDSRNPDGSWNFVLEEHPDIGYVRLPTFAEDSDKRLREILEQLRKKNIRGLILDLRDDPGGRLEVAVAICDMFIKSGVIVTTRYRDGRIKARYTASGRPVCPDLPLVVLINRYSASASEIVAACLQDHQRAKVVGERSFGKGTVQELIQLEPGMGLLKLTTAAYWRPSGKNIHRMVGADESQEWGVKPDPGWEVPLEKEELETLLRYRALRDIYLPPGSPKPEGFDKIPENFRDRQLDRAVECLQQEIEAASRKEPPANRQLSTIASPVSTIAGISGIREGVG; from the coding sequence ATGCCGCGAAAAAATGTCCAGATCCTCGTCATTGCCTGTGTGGTGTGCCTGCTGTGTGCCTACCGCAGTTCCCGCTATGCCCGGGTGGTCACCTACGCGCTGGAACAGATTGAATTCAAGGCTTTGGAACCCAAGCCGGCCCGCAAACTTGCCGAGGCGGCCATCCGCGGCATGACGGAGGTCCTCGACCCGTATTCCAGTTACATCAGCGAACAGGACCTCCCCCGATTTGCCGAGGAGCTGGATCGACAGTTTGGTGGCGTGGGCATTGAAATTTTTGTGGAGCCCAAAACCCGTAAGATTTGTGTGGCCAGTCCGTTGCCAAATACACCAGCCCAGCGAGCGGGGATTCGGCCGGGCGACATCATCATCGCCATCAACGGCGAATCGACCGAGGGTCTGTCCCTCGACCAGGCCGCTAAAAAAATGCGCGGCGAAGCAGGGACAGAAGTCACTCTGACAATCCAAACACCCGGGGAAGAAAAACCACGCGATGTGAAACTCAAACGGGAGGTCATCAAGGCGGAAACCGTTCTGGGAGATTCGCGCAATCCGGACGGCTCGTGGAACTTTGTTCTCGAGGAGCATCCCGACATCGGTTACGTCCGCCTCCCCACCTTCGCGGAGGATTCCGACAAACGGCTTCGCGAAATCCTCGAGCAACTCCGCAAGAAGAACATTCGGGGTCTCATCCTCGACCTGCGGGATGATCCCGGTGGGCGGTTGGAAGTGGCCGTTGCCATCTGCGATATGTTCATCAAGTCGGGCGTCATTGTCACCACGCGATACCGTGATGGTCGCATCAAGGCCCGGTATACTGCCAGTGGACGCCCGGTCTGTCCCGACCTGCCGCTTGTTGTCCTTATCAATCGCTACAGCGCCAGCGCCAGCGAAATCGTGGCGGCCTGCCTGCAGGACCATCAGCGTGCCAAAGTGGTGGGGGAACGCTCATTCGGCAAGGGGACGGTCCAGGAACTGATTCAGTTGGAACCGGGCATGGGACTGCTCAAGCTGACCACCGCTGCCTACTGGCGGCCCAGCGGCAAAAATATCCATCGCATGGTGGGGGCCGACGAATCTCAGGAATGGGGCGTGAAACCTGATCCGGGCTGGGAGGTGCCCCTGGAGAAAGAGGAACTGGAAACCCTCCTCCGCTACCGTGCCCTCCGCGATATTTACCTGCCGCCGGGATCGCCCAAGCCGGAAGGTTTCGACAAAATCCCAGAGAATTTTCGCGATCGGCAACTGGACCGGGCGGTGGAATGTTTGCAGCAGGAGATCGAGGCCGCTTCCCGGAAGGAGCCTCCCGCGAACCGCCAACTCTCGACCATTGCGTCGCCCGTGTCTACAATCGCAGGCATATCCGGCATCCGCGAAGGAGTTGGTTGA